Sequence from the Lepisosteus oculatus isolate fLepOcu1 chromosome 13, fLepOcu1.hap2, whole genome shotgun sequence genome:
CAACCTGGTAGCCCTCTTGGCAGATTTCAGCCATGTTAACAAAATAGAAATGTTCACAGAAGATGAAACAAATGTCCGAGTTGAGCTTCACGTGTTGGATGTGAAGGTAATGTGTTTTATGATCTTTCTGTTCATCcttgtttatttctgtgctTTGATCAGCATGTGATGTGCTAATGCTCCTTTACTATTTCTGGGACTTTTGCAGCCTATCACCCTTCTCATGGAATCCAGTAATGCCATGAATCTTGCGTGTTTGACAGCTGGGTACTATAGGCTGCTGGTTGACTCAAGACGCTCCATCTTTAACATGGCAAGCAGCAAGAATGCAGGTGCAGTGGAAGCAGGTGTGTGCAAAGACTCCGAACTAGAATGTGGTGTCAGCTGGGCGTGATATCTTTTCATCACACCAGTTATGTAACATCATCTGCTTGTTCCCAAACTCCACTTCATTCCATCAAGCACAAGACGGTTATAGATTCCCTCAGGCAAGTTTCCAGCATTGTTAGCATAACACTGATTCTACACATTCAAATACAGCCATTTAGAAAGTTAGCCACTCTATTCGAATGACTGCATGGTGAAAATTGTGTACTGTGGACCACCTTTACCAGCATTTGTGTCCTGCTGAGCCTCCACAGTCTTccgttatacattttagttacacaattatatattatattccaACTAACTTTATATAAGGCCTTTTGTTAAGTGCAGCTACtaaggaaataaataataaaaatagacCCTGCCATTCTTAACCAGATAAGTCAATTAAGAACAAATCCTCATTTGTACTGACAAATAACACGCTGTACAGTATCATTAATTGTAATAATTAATTGTGATTTTACACAATAATCAGTGTATTTgaataacatatactgtatgctgccgTATATCACTGATCACAAGTGAGCAGTGTGAATGTATTATTTGAGCCCATTGTGTTATGCTTGATATATATTGTAGCTTTACACATACATTATGTGACTGTTAAGGGCTATGCATTAAATCACGTAAgctgtgaaaaaaatgaaaaaaatcaaataaaaagttCTATGGAATATGTAATGTAATTACATTTTGATTATTACATTGTTGTAAGATTATGATCTTTTATGgtgaaaatacatactgtatattcacagtGCAATACACTGGGAAATGAGGTAAAAGTGCTTTTTCTATTGAAAATATTTCTCCCATCAATTCAAACCACCTTAATTAAACATAATAGAAtggaaaataaaggaaaacttAGTGCTTTGATCATTTCCACATAAAAACCTAATGAACCTTGTCATTTCCATTTCTGTTACAGGCCAGGATCACAAGGGGAAGTTTAACTTCCACGCTGCTGAATGGACTTACAGCACGTCCTTTACCACAGGAGAAGACCCCAATGTTCAAATATGTATTAAAGACACAAAGGACAAAGACTCTGAATACACAGAGAGTGTAGAACACGAAAAAGATGTCACTCCCATTTATATCACTGAGGTTCTGAACTGTGGATACAGTCCAAAAACAGTGGACATTCCTGGGGAAGGCATCGAAATTGGGAGTGAAAGCAAACACGCACAATCATTTCTATCTGTGCCAGGAAATAAAGCGCAGGACTCTCCAAGAAGCGCCAAGGTGTCCTTTATATTTGGAGATCATAATTTAGAAAGCATAAACCCCCAAAACCTGGGATATGAAAGACTCATGGATGAAAGCCCAGAAATGTTAGATGAAAGATCGATGTTTCTGCAAAACGATGATGACTTTAAAAGCATGGATGCATCCGCAGATGCTGAGGCATTTCAATATGCTCCCCATGCAGTTTACGCAAACATTAATGAAGCTAAAATATTTGGAAACACAGAAGGCATTGAGGAGCCCCTTCTGCGCGATATCTGCTACGCAGAAAACACGGATGATGCAGAGGATGAAGATGACGCAAGCTGTGAGGAGGACATTGTGGTTGGAGAAATGGATAAGACTATGCTCCTTAAGCTTTCGGGCTCTAGCGATGACATTATTGACCTGACCTCGCTGCCCCCACCAGagggtgatgatgatgaagataatGACTTTCTCCTCCACTCCCTCAATCTAGCCATCGCTGCACCTCCGCCAGGTTTCAGGGACAGCTCTGACGAAGAAGAGTTACAGAGAAGCACAGACGATAAAGGCCAAAGCAACACTGATGACATTCCTGTGTCACTGATTGATGCTGTCCCCACACAGAcggaaagcagcactgagaaaGCTCTGGATGATGCTGTCGTTTCTACTTTACAAGCACTGGAGGCCTTGGCTGCATCGGAAGACCAGAATGTTCCACAGTCAGACGATAGTTCAGGTTCTTACACAATTGTAACATTTATTCATTGATAGCATTAATGTTTAACATATTCACAGCTGTTTAGTTTTGGATACAAAACCAAAttcttcactgtttttttttgttttttttcgttTGTCATTGCTTCatacatttgtaacattttttttttacattttgatgtTGTTTTGATGATTTAGACTCTACCATTCCAttgtgtgtgtctttgtttaatcatttgtttgatttttatGTCAAATAGTGCATTTCAAATCAGTCTTcccattattttttgtttaaataaaacttttcttatttaaaagtgTATACAAAAGTGCCTCGGATGTATTCATTAATTAGCTGTTTATCTTTCTGTGACATACAGGTGTAGCAATATCACGGGCCTATAGTCCCGAGTCATCTTCAGATTCTGGAAATGAAACAAACTCTTCTGAAATGACTGAAAACTCCGAGCTGGCCGCAGCACAGAAGCTCTCCGAAAACTCCATGCGTCTGTTCGTTGCTACTGCTGAAGGGTACCAGACACTTGTGGAAGAGAAAACTGAATTCCCCATCTCTCCTTGTGAAGGTGACTCAACTGCAAAGACAGCACTACAGAGTCATCAGGAAGCAGACCCGCAGACCAAAGCTGTGCCTTCCAAACAGATCCTTCATTCAGATGACATTGAAATGGAGCCAGAGACAATGGAAACCAAATCAGTCACAGATTACTTCAGTAAAGTGCACATGGGGACACTTGTGTATTCCTGTACGAACAAGAGAAAAGTTAAACAAGCAGACACTGATGCCAGAATACAATTTGAAACTAATACTACCATTAAAAGACAGCAGGCAAAGAAGGCAGATTCTATTAATGAAGAACCAAACTTGGTTGCAAAATACAATACTTTCACCACCAGAGAAGCTCAGCGTCTGAGCCACTATGATCTCGAGCGAACATCATTTCGTGAAAAAAGTCAAAGGTGGCAccatgtttctgaaaataagCTGGGAGAAAAACATATCCCTGGGGTAACTGCTGGCAAAAACCTGATGAAAGGCTCTAATGCTTGTCGGACTGAATTTGAGGGAAAGGCAGCTGAACCAGACGGAGATGACCACAGTACATCAGGGTTGGGGCGCGAAGAAAGCTTTCAATCAGATGCCACCTACATCTCCTCAGCCAAAGAGCCTAACGATTCTGAACAAACAAACTTCTCCGCAGATGAGCAGCAGCTGAAGCACCCGCCGCCAGAGCAGAATGTCTCCCGCCTTTGTGAATACCACTTGGCAAAAAGGATGTCCTCTCTGCAAAGTGAAGGTCATTATTCACTCCAGAGCTCACAATGTTCATCCCTTGATGCGGGTTGCAGCACCGGGAGCAGCAGCTCTGCAACCCCTCTGGATTCCCCTCTTTGCACCTCTGAGAACAAGCACATGCTTACAGACTCTTCCCTGAAAAGTCTAGGTTATGTGGCAGCTGAGGAAAAAATCCATTCAACTCCGAGCCACGGGCCTCAGAGCAAGGACCTCCATCAAGGCGAAGGGACATTCCACAGGAAGACACTGTCTAATTTGCATGCAGCATCTGGTTCTGAACCAATTTTTGGTACCTTACGAGACGGGTGTCATCGGATGCCCAAGATTAAAGAAACCACAGGTACAGCAAAAAGGAATAATATTTTTGCCGATTTTTATGTGAATCAGGGATCTGGTAAAAATAGTTCAAAAGGAGGGAATTACAGTGATGCTTATAGACAGTTGCTAAATTATATAACTATATCTCAGATGCATCGGGGTGGAAAATTACAAGGTTCAGGCTTAGGGGGAAGCTGGAGGAGTAACAAGGGCAGAAAAGATGGTAAGAAGCATGCGAGTAATGATCCAATATGTCTAGAACTTGTTAGaagtaaaagtaacaccatttCAAGATCTCCCTGCATGCCATCCTCAGTCACACACCTTGAAAGTCAAAGAGTAGCCCAGCCTGATCCAGCTGCCTCAGATGACAGCAAGGGTCCTAAACATTTCCTCTCTACTACCTTACCAAGTAAATTGAAGACAAGCCCTGATTTGCATGCACAGAAATCCGTAAACAGTCTTGAAGTAAAACGTGTAAAAGAAAGGAGAAGCTCATTTTCCAGCCTTGAAGGCAAATTAGAGCAGACTATTGATTCAGAACAGTTTTTCTATCTGTGTAAGAGGAGTTCACATGGAAGTGGCGTCAGGCCCTCTGGAAGGGTTCATGACAATCAGCCTGCTGATGACGATGAACAGTTCAAGGCTGATTGTAGAACCAAGCATGTTGTCAGGGAGATGCTTAATGATTCTCTCTGTTTTTCTACTACCCCTAGTGTAGCTTGCACAGAGCTCGAGAAGGCAAGAAGAGGAGGCATGACTCCAGCTTATTCTAAACAGGTCAAAGCCAACGCCATTCCACTGCCATCAAATATTTGCACAGATTCTAATGTGCCAAACCAGGAGACCACTCACATCCCTAAACAAAACCATGTCAAAGCAGCACCCTTAAACTCAAGACCCTGTGATCTTAGTTCAGGGAACATCAAGTATCcccaaaaaagtaaaatgctgAGGAGAAGCAGTAGCAGTGTGACTGCACGAACTGGGAGCATTGAAACGCTCTTTGAAAAAACCAAGGCCACAATAGGTGGCAAGTGCTTGCAATCTCCTGAATCTCCCGAGTCCAATTCACAAAAAAGAGCTGACCAGCCTGCAGGTAAGAAGCTGTCCAAAAGCTATTCTCAGGGCTCTGTCGCCACACACTCCACCAGCTGGCCCACTGCGAGTGGCAACAAGGAGAGCAGGAGGGCTTCAGTTGTGCTTCCAGTGCCCAAGGACTCAAAGCAGTTCAGGACTTTGCCAAAACTGGACACAAGCACCTGGAAGTGCCGAGGTCCCTTCAGCTACTGTTTCctcaaaaaaggaaacaatgctgaggaggaagaagaagacGGAGATAAGCTCTCAAGACTTTACACTTCACAGTTGCCTACAGAGTCGCAGGGGTCAACGGGACTTTTGTCTCCTACTGACATcaaaggagaaacactggacCTGCCAAATGCCGCTGCCCTGAATGCTTCCACCATGAATCTTACCTCAGAAAGGCTAAATATGGTCGCTAATCTGAATGACATGGACTTTAGTGCTCGAATTGCCAGGATTAATACTCTGAAAGATAAGGTATATTCTTTCCCAACTGGGTTTTCAGCTGCACAAAGGGATGCAAGCGAATTGATTGCTTTAGTACGTTCAAGCGTGGGTaagagagagaacatgcagCCCGAGGTCCATGAAAACGTGCTTTCCCAGTACAAGCAACTGCTGTCCATCGAGTCCAAGGAGCTTGGGAGTGCCTGCAGGAAAATAGCAACAGCAGACAAAAGTGCAGAAGAAATGCTTTTGGCAATGACATCTAGTTTCCAAGTGCTCTGTTCCCTAACAGAAGCCTGCATGTGTTTAGTGAAAGGAATGAGTGCAGAGACTCAACAACGGGAAGTCGTATCTAAAATAGATGAAGTCGTCATGAACTATATTTGTCTACTAAAAGCAGCGGAGGCAGTGTCAAGCACCCCTCCTAGTGACAGCAGCGTGAAAGCATTAGTACGACATTCGACTTCCATGTCCGCTATTGTAAGCACACTAACACGGTCACTTAAAACACTTCTTAACAAATGAGTACTATCCTTCTCTTCTAATGTACTTTTGCAAAGCCATACATAGAAATGTGGGATCCCCACTGTGTGAACTGATGTAACAAACTTTACCCTCTGTACAGTTTGttttatatgtaaaaaataagagATTATGTACAACACTATAGAAATTTGGATATATGATGAGGGCATTGCTCCCTTCAGAGCGCAAACTGAAATCGGAAGAAGGTGAAAAATTGTCTTGTTTATCGCTTCTACATTACAATTCTATTACCTGCaatgtcaaaaacaaaataaaaaatctaataGGATTTACCTAGCAGATGGTACTGCACTATTTAAGCATATAATATTGCTGCGCATTGTACATTTTCCATTTATTCAAGGTTTTAAATCATGATTTTTAACCAAAtgaaaattatataaatattatatatatataaatatggcACTCAAACTTGGACTATAATAAATTATTAGaaatatataataaacattttattcattataaagttgtttttaatattgtttctttttcccAATGTTCAAAAAACTAGTTAATTTAAGACTTAACAACTTAATTAGAAAGAGACACTACATTTtttcctaatgttttttttctattgctgGTTACCTCAATTATACCATTAACCAGAGCAACAAACGAAATCCCAAGTTTACTAATTTACACCCAAAGCCCACACATAAAAGTGCCCCAAAATTCCTGTACCTTTTACAGACCATGTTTTTCACCATTatttaaacacattaaaatacttaaaaattgCAGTCTGTGGTTCATTTGTCTTTTGTTGAAGAAATCTTCCAACAGAGTTTATgattagaaaatagaaaatgtagATCGCAACTCAGGTTCAtgactgttgattctgaaagaCTTGATAGAAAACTAAAATGATTCAAATAACCatgatatttatttattctgcTATTAAAAATTGGTCTGCaaatttcattttcttactGAAATTCAAAAGCTTTTCAACACTGAAATTCCAGTAATTATTTAAGGACAGAAGGGTGTCTTCCTCTAATACAGTATAACCAGCTACAGCTCTATTCAGTAGCTCCAGTTCCAGAGACAGGTTGTATTGGTAATACAGACATTATGCATCAATTTTTAGTCACACAAATTTCATGAAAAGATTGCAAGGTATTAATACTTTATGACTTTCTGTGGTATCCATTAtaacatacacatactgtacataaatataacacatactgtatgtaatttgtaTATCTGCAGTCATGAGACTTTACACAACAAATGTAGACatttttgaaataattaaataaaaatatttttgatattGTAATCAATACTTTATACAAGGGTTTACAATGTAGTTTTTCAGtcataaattatatatacatatacagtattttcacagaAAGGAACATTATTACAATAGAGTCTGCCTCCAAAATTCATTCTGAAATTTCCCCTTGCTCATAGGCAAATGGGTGCTTAAGCTGACAACATAACAGTATTATCTGGGTGTGTGCTTGCGCACAAGAAGATTTCATTACAGAATATAACGCTGATGCAAGCAAAATGACTAGACTTGATACAATTGCAAAAGAGTGTTTCATGTAAATGTGGGAAATTTACACGCCAAAAAAACTATGCACATACAgcatattcatttaaaatgtaagtaataataataattgcttgcacttatatagtgcttttctggacactctactcaaagtaGAGTGTCctacgctttacaggtaattaaCCCCAttaggggactc
This genomic interval carries:
- the frmpd4 gene encoding FERM and PDZ domain-containing protein 4 isoform X5, with the translated sequence MELCSNQLGVFTVIHHRTKSSGWPPPSGTWSSSQGPPYGWEMATNREGRDCYINHVTQTGSFEDIHLEGHQPVPPAPRKVEMRRDPVLGFGFVAGSEKPVVVRSVTPGGPSEGKLIPGDQIIMINDEPVSTAPRERVIDLVRSCKESIVLTVVQPYPSPKSAFISAAKKARLKSNPVKVRFSEEVIINGQVPDTVKDNSLLFMPNVLKVYLENGQTKSFRFDNNTSIKDVILTLQEKLSIKCIEHFSLMLEQRTEGSGSKLLLLHEQEMLTQVTQRPGSHKMKCFFRISFVPKDPIDLLRRDAVAFEYLYVQSCNDVVQERFGSELKYDTALRLAALQMYILTITTKQTQKVSLKYIEKEWGWANFLPPAVLSSMKEKNIKKALTHILKTNQNLVPPGKKLSALQAKVHYLKYLSDLRLYGGRVFKSTLVQGEKHTEVTLLVGPRYGISHVINTKTNLVALLADFSHVNKIEMFTEDETNVRVELHVLDVKPITLLMESSNAMNLACLTAGYYRLLVDSRRSIFNMASSKNAGAVEAGQDHKGKFNFHAAEWTYSTSFTTGEDPNVQICIKDTKDKDSEYTESVEHEKDVTPIYITEVLNCGYSPKTVDIPGEGIEIGSESKHAQSFLSVPGNKAQDSPRSAKVSFIFGDHNLESINPQNLGYERLMDESPEMLDERSMFLQNDDDFKSMDASADAEAFQYAPHAVYANINEAKIFGNTEGIEEPLLRDICYAENTDDAEDEDDASCEEDIVVGEMDKTMLLKLSGSSDDIIDLTSLPPPEGDDDEDNDFLLHSLNLAIAAPPPGFRDSSDEEELQRSTDDKGQSNTDDIPVSLIDAVPTQTESSTEKALDDAVVSTLQALEALAASEDQNVPQSDDSSGVAISRAYSPESSSDSGNETNSSEMTENSELAAAQKLSENSMRLFVATAEGYQTLVEEKTEFPISPCEGDSTAKTALQSHQEADPQTKAVPSKQILHSDDIEMEPETMETKSVTDYFSKVHMGTLVYSCTNKRKVKQADTDARIQFETNTTIKRQQAKKADSINEEPNLVAKYNTFTTREAQRLSHYDLERTSFREKSQRWHHVSENKLGEKHIPGVTAGKNLMKGSNACRTEFEGKAAEPDGDDHSTSGLGREESFQSDATYISSAKEPNDSEQTNFSADEQQLKHPPPEQNVSRLCEYHLAKRMSSLQSEGHYSLQSSQCSSLDAGCSTGSSSSATPLDSPLCTSENKHMLTDSSLKSLGYVAAEEKIHSTPSHGPQSKDLHQGEGTFHRKTLSNLHAASGSEPIFGTLRDGCHRMPKIKETTV
- the frmpd4 gene encoding FERM and PDZ domain-containing protein 4 isoform X1, which gives rise to MELCSNQLGVFTVIHHRTKSSGWPPPSGTWSSSQGPPYGWEMATNREGRDCYINHVTQTGSFEDIHLEGHQPVPPAPRKVEMRRDPVLGFGFVAGSEKPVVVRSVTPGGPSEGKLIPGDQIIMINDEPVSTAPRERVIDLVRSCKESIVLTVVQPYPSPKSAFISAAKKARLKSNPVKVRFSEEVIINGQVPDTVKDNSLLFMPNVLKVYLENGQTKSFRFDNNTSIKDVILTLQEKLSIKCIEHFSLMLEQRTEGSGSKLLLLHEQEMLTQVTQRPGSHKMKCFFRISFVPKDPIDLLRRDAVAFEYLYVQSCNDVVQERFGSELKYDTALRLAALQMYILTITTKQTQKVSLKYIEKEWGWANFLPPAVLSSMKEKNIKKALTHILKTNQNLVPPGKKLSALQAKVHYLKYLSDLRLYGGRVFKSTLVQGEKHTEVTLLVGPRYGISHVINTKTNLVALLADFSHVNKIEMFTEDETNVRVELHVLDVKPITLLMESSNAMNLACLTAGYYRLLVDSRRSIFNMASSKNAGAVEAGQDHKGKFNFHAAEWTYSTSFTTGEDPNVQICIKDTKDKDSEYTESVEHEKDVTPIYITEVLNCGYSPKTVDIPGEGIEIGSESKHAQSFLSVPGNKAQDSPRSAKVSFIFGDHNLESINPQNLGYERLMDESPEMLDERSMFLQNDDDFKSMDASADAEAFQYAPHAVYANINEAKIFGNTEGIEEPLLRDICYAENTDDAEDEDDASCEEDIVVGEMDKTMLLKLSGSSDDIIDLTSLPPPEGDDDEDNDFLLHSLNLAIAAPPPGFRDSSDEEELQRSTDDKGQSNTDDIPVSLIDAVPTQTESSTEKALDDAVVSTLQALEALAASEDQNVPQSDDSSGVAISRAYSPESSSDSGNETNSSEMTENSELAAAQKLSENSMRLFVATAEGYQTLVEEKTEFPISPCEGDSTAKTALQSHQEADPQTKAVPSKQILHSDDIEMEPETMETKSVTDYFSKVHMGTLVYSCTNKRKVKQADTDARIQFETNTTIKRQQAKKADSINEEPNLVAKYNTFTTREAQRLSHYDLERTSFREKSQRWHHVSENKLGEKHIPGVTAGKNLMKGSNACRTEFEGKAAEPDGDDHSTSGLGREESFQSDATYISSAKEPNDSEQTNFSADEQQLKHPPPEQNVSRLCEYHLAKRMSSLQSEGHYSLQSSQCSSLDAGCSTGSSSSATPLDSPLCTSENKHMLTDSSLKSLGYVAAEEKIHSTPSHGPQSKDLHQGEGTFHRKTLSNLHAASGSEPIFGTLRDGCHRMPKIKETTACTELEKARRGGMTPAYSKQVKANAIPLPSNICTDSNVPNQETTHIPKQNHVKAAPLNSRPCDLSSGNIKYPQKSKMLRRSSSSVTARTGSIETLFEKTKATIGGKCLQSPESPESNSQKRADQPAGKKLSKSYSQGSVATHSTSWPTASGNKESRRASVVLPVPKDSKQFRTLPKLDTSTWKCRGPFSYCFLKKGNNAEEEEEDGDKLSRLYTSQLPTESQGSTGLLSPTDIKGETLDLPNAAALNASTMNLTSERLNMVANLNDMDFSARIARINTLKDKVYSFPTGFSAAQRDASELIALVRSSVGKRENMQPEVHENVLSQYKQLLSIESKELGSACRKIATADKSAEEMLLAMTSSFQVLCSLTEACMCLVKGMSAETQQREVVSKIDEVVMNYICLLKAAEAVSSTPPSDSSVKALVRHSTSMSAIVSTLTRSLKTLLNK
- the frmpd4 gene encoding FERM and PDZ domain-containing protein 4 isoform X2 is translated as MDVFSFVKIAKLSGHRTKSSGWPPPSGTWSSSQGPPYGWEMATNREGRDCYINHVTQTGSFEDIHLEGHQPVPPAPRKVEMRRDPVLGFGFVAGSEKPVVVRSVTPGGPSEGKLIPGDQIIMINDEPVSTAPRERVIDLVRSCKESIVLTVVQPYPSPKSAFISAAKKARLKSNPVKVRFSEEVIINGQVPDTVKDNSLLFMPNVLKVYLENGQTKSFRFDNNTSIKDVILTLQEKLSIKCIEHFSLMLEQRTEGSGSKLLLLHEQEMLTQVTQRPGSHKMKCFFRISFVPKDPIDLLRRDAVAFEYLYVQSCNDVVQERFGSELKYDTALRLAALQMYILTITTKQTQKVSLKYIEKEWGWANFLPPAVLSSMKEKNIKKALTHILKTNQNLVPPGKKLSALQAKVHYLKYLSDLRLYGGRVFKSTLVQGEKHTEVTLLVGPRYGISHVINTKTNLVALLADFSHVNKIEMFTEDETNVRVELHVLDVKPITLLMESSNAMNLACLTAGYYRLLVDSRRSIFNMASSKNAGAVEAGQDHKGKFNFHAAEWTYSTSFTTGEDPNVQICIKDTKDKDSEYTESVEHEKDVTPIYITEVLNCGYSPKTVDIPGEGIEIGSESKHAQSFLSVPGNKAQDSPRSAKVSFIFGDHNLESINPQNLGYERLMDESPEMLDERSMFLQNDDDFKSMDASADAEAFQYAPHAVYANINEAKIFGNTEGIEEPLLRDICYAENTDDAEDEDDASCEEDIVVGEMDKTMLLKLSGSSDDIIDLTSLPPPEGDDDEDNDFLLHSLNLAIAAPPPGFRDSSDEEELQRSTDDKGQSNTDDIPVSLIDAVPTQTESSTEKALDDAVVSTLQALEALAASEDQNVPQSDDSSGVAISRAYSPESSSDSGNETNSSEMTENSELAAAQKLSENSMRLFVATAEGYQTLVEEKTEFPISPCEGDSTAKTALQSHQEADPQTKAVPSKQILHSDDIEMEPETMETKSVTDYFSKVHMGTLVYSCTNKRKVKQADTDARIQFETNTTIKRQQAKKADSINEEPNLVAKYNTFTTREAQRLSHYDLERTSFREKSQRWHHVSENKLGEKHIPGVTAGKNLMKGSNACRTEFEGKAAEPDGDDHSTSGLGREESFQSDATYISSAKEPNDSEQTNFSADEQQLKHPPPEQNVSRLCEYHLAKRMSSLQSEGHYSLQSSQCSSLDAGCSTGSSSSATPLDSPLCTSENKHMLTDSSLKSLGYVAAEEKIHSTPSHGPQSKDLHQGEGTFHRKTLSNLHAASGSEPIFGTLRDGCHRMPKIKETTACTELEKARRGGMTPAYSKQVKANAIPLPSNICTDSNVPNQETTHIPKQNHVKAAPLNSRPCDLSSGNIKYPQKSKMLRRSSSSVTARTGSIETLFEKTKATIGGKCLQSPESPESNSQKRADQPAGKKLSKSYSQGSVATHSTSWPTASGNKESRRASVVLPVPKDSKQFRTLPKLDTSTWKCRGPFSYCFLKKGNNAEEEEEDGDKLSRLYTSQLPTESQGSTGLLSPTDIKGETLDLPNAAALNASTMNLTSERLNMVANLNDMDFSARIARINTLKDKVYSFPTGFSAAQRDASELIALVRSSVGKRENMQPEVHENVLSQYKQLLSIESKELGSACRKIATADKSAEEMLLAMTSSFQVLCSLTEACMCLVKGMSAETQQREVVSKIDEVVMNYICLLKAAEAVSSTPPSDSSVKALVRHSTSMSAIVSTLTRSLKTLLNK
- the frmpd4 gene encoding FERM and PDZ domain-containing protein 4 isoform X3, which gives rise to MATNREGRDCYINHVTQTGSFEDIHLEGHQPVPPAPRKVEMRRDPVLGFGFVAGSEKPVVVRSVTPGGPSEGKLIPGDQIIMINDEPVSTAPRERVIDLVRSCKESIVLTVVQPYPSPKSAFISAAKKARLKSNPVKVRFSEEVIINGQVPDTVKDNSLLFMPNVLKVYLENGQTKSFRFDNNTSIKDVILTLQEKLSIKCIEHFSLMLEQRTEGSGSKLLLLHEQEMLTQVTQRPGSHKMKCFFRISFVPKDPIDLLRRDAVAFEYLYVQSCNDVVQERFGSELKYDTALRLAALQMYILTITTKQTQKVSLKYIEKEWGWANFLPPAVLSSMKEKNIKKALTHILKTNQNLVPPGKKLSALQAKVHYLKYLSDLRLYGGRVFKSTLVQGEKHTEVTLLVGPRYGISHVINTKTNLVALLADFSHVNKIEMFTEDETNVRVELHVLDVKPITLLMESSNAMNLACLTAGYYRLLVDSRRSIFNMASSKNAGAVEAGQDHKGKFNFHAAEWTYSTSFTTGEDPNVQICIKDTKDKDSEYTESVEHEKDVTPIYITEVLNCGYSPKTVDIPGEGIEIGSESKHAQSFLSVPGNKAQDSPRSAKVSFIFGDHNLESINPQNLGYERLMDESPEMLDERSMFLQNDDDFKSMDASADAEAFQYAPHAVYANINEAKIFGNTEGIEEPLLRDICYAENTDDAEDEDDASCEEDIVVGEMDKTMLLKLSGSSDDIIDLTSLPPPEGDDDEDNDFLLHSLNLAIAAPPPGFRDSSDEEELQRSTDDKGQSNTDDIPVSLIDAVPTQTESSTEKALDDAVVSTLQALEALAASEDQNVPQSDDSSGVAISRAYSPESSSDSGNETNSSEMTENSELAAAQKLSENSMRLFVATAEGYQTLVEEKTEFPISPCEGDSTAKTALQSHQEADPQTKAVPSKQILHSDDIEMEPETMETKSVTDYFSKVHMGTLVYSCTNKRKVKQADTDARIQFETNTTIKRQQAKKADSINEEPNLVAKYNTFTTREAQRLSHYDLERTSFREKSQRWHHVSENKLGEKHIPGVTAGKNLMKGSNACRTEFEGKAAEPDGDDHSTSGLGREESFQSDATYISSAKEPNDSEQTNFSADEQQLKHPPPEQNVSRLCEYHLAKRMSSLQSEGHYSLQSSQCSSLDAGCSTGSSSSATPLDSPLCTSENKHMLTDSSLKSLGYVAAEEKIHSTPSHGPQSKDLHQGEGTFHRKTLSNLHAASGSEPIFGTLRDGCHRMPKIKETTACTELEKARRGGMTPAYSKQVKANAIPLPSNICTDSNVPNQETTHIPKQNHVKAAPLNSRPCDLSSGNIKYPQKSKMLRRSSSSVTARTGSIETLFEKTKATIGGKCLQSPESPESNSQKRADQPAGKKLSKSYSQGSVATHSTSWPTASGNKESRRASVVLPVPKDSKQFRTLPKLDTSTWKCRGPFSYCFLKKGNNAEEEEEDGDKLSRLYTSQLPTESQGSTGLLSPTDIKGETLDLPNAAALNASTMNLTSERLNMVANLNDMDFSARIARINTLKDKVYSFPTGFSAAQRDASELIALVRSSVGKRENMQPEVHENVLSQYKQLLSIESKELGSACRKIATADKSAEEMLLAMTSSFQVLCSLTEACMCLVKGMSAETQQREVVSKIDEVVMNYICLLKAAEAVSSTPPSDSSVKALVRHSTSMSAIVSTLTRSLKTLLNK